A region from the Nonlabens sp. YIK11 genome encodes:
- a CDS encoding glycoside hydrolase family 31 protein: protein MITNTELHKSGNVFPGMLTSFTHVVDTLIFNSNNGVILQVQVLRDSVLRFKYGTGGKMEEDFSYAIDDDGNRGYNKLKVTEEEAYYEITTSKIICQIAKIDLRSRIFDIDGKIICEDELGFHYEESYEYGGEVVKMSKKAQPAESYYGLGDKPADNNMRGKRFELWGTDQYAFGKQTDPLYKNVPFYLGLHNKISYGIFFDNTFRSYFDFAQERHHVTSFWAQGGVMDYYFIYGPDANSVVSGYTDLTGKPELPPLWALGFHQCKWSYYPESNVREVAQKFRDLKIPCDAIYLDIDYMDGFRCFTWDNEKFPNPTQMISDLREDGFKTIAIIDPGIKVDPDYSVYQEAMEKDYFCKRADGPYMKGKVWPGECYFPDYTNPEVREWWAGLFKGLIADNGLAGIWNDMNEPAVMEVPNKTFPDDVRHDFDGHPCSHRKAHNIYGAQMAKATYEGVKKFIYPKRPFVITRSAYSGTQRYTSSWFGDNVATWEHLSIANIQAQRMALSGMSFAGSDIGGFAEQPTGELFARWIALGIFHPFCRVHSSGDHGDQEPWTFDENITDITRNFIELRYKLLPYLYTTFWQYAEEGTPMLKSLVLYDQEDPQTHYRNDEFIFGDKMLVCPVLEPNAKGRRMYIPKGEWYNFWSRETITGGKEEWVDADIDSIPLFVKAGSIIPRYPVMQYVGESKIEFLTLDVYYTLGSDKSVVYEDASDGYDYKKGRFSLRNLRFKGTKDQMTISQFKDGKYTTEYETLRFNFIGMPFEIDYVEVDNVRIPLEDLQYDRKTQTMLVNKEFSEFHVVGKK, encoded by the coding sequence ATGATTACTAATACAGAATTACATAAATCTGGTAATGTGTTTCCCGGGATGCTTACCAGTTTCACTCATGTAGTGGATACATTGATTTTCAACTCTAATAACGGCGTCATCCTTCAAGTACAGGTTTTGAGAGACAGCGTCCTGAGGTTTAAATATGGTACAGGCGGCAAGATGGAAGAAGATTTTTCTTATGCCATTGATGACGATGGAAATAGAGGATACAACAAATTAAAAGTCACAGAAGAAGAGGCTTATTATGAAATCACCACTTCTAAGATCATTTGCCAGATTGCCAAAATCGATCTGCGCAGCCGCATCTTTGACATTGATGGAAAAATCATTTGTGAAGATGAACTAGGCTTTCATTATGAAGAAAGTTATGAGTATGGTGGCGAGGTCGTAAAAATGTCCAAAAAGGCACAACCTGCCGAGAGTTATTATGGGCTGGGCGACAAGCCAGCCGACAATAACATGCGCGGTAAGAGATTTGAACTTTGGGGTACAGATCAATACGCCTTTGGAAAACAAACCGATCCTTTATATAAGAATGTCCCTTTCTATTTAGGGCTTCACAACAAGATATCTTACGGTATCTTTTTTGACAACACCTTTAGATCCTACTTTGACTTTGCTCAAGAGCGTCACCATGTGACCAGTTTCTGGGCGCAAGGTGGTGTGATGGATTACTATTTTATCTACGGTCCAGATGCAAACAGCGTCGTGAGCGGTTATACAGATTTGACCGGTAAACCAGAATTGCCACCATTGTGGGCATTAGGTTTTCACCAGTGTAAATGGAGTTATTATCCAGAAAGTAACGTACGTGAGGTGGCTCAAAAGTTTCGGGATTTAAAAATTCCTTGTGATGCTATTTATCTAGACATCGATTATATGGATGGATTCCGTTGTTTTACCTGGGATAACGAGAAGTTCCCTAATCCTACTCAAATGATTAGCGATCTACGTGAAGATGGTTTTAAAACCATTGCCATTATCGATCCAGGTATCAAGGTAGATCCTGATTATAGTGTCTATCAAGAAGCCATGGAGAAGGATTACTTCTGTAAAAGAGCAGATGGTCCATATATGAAAGGAAAAGTATGGCCTGGTGAGTGTTATTTTCCAGACTATACCAATCCAGAAGTGAGAGAATGGTGGGCTGGATTGTTTAAAGGCCTTATTGCAGACAATGGGCTAGCAGGAATCTGGAACGACATGAATGAGCCTGCCGTTATGGAGGTTCCCAACAAAACGTTTCCAGACGATGTACGTCATGACTTTGATGGACATCCATGTTCTCATAGAAAAGCGCATAACATCTATGGTGCCCAAATGGCCAAAGCCACCTATGAAGGCGTCAAGAAGTTCATTTATCCCAAGCGACCTTTCGTCATCACAAGATCTGCCTATTCTGGTACACAGCGCTATACTTCAAGTTGGTTTGGTGATAATGTTGCTACTTGGGAACATTTGAGTATTGCGAATATACAGGCGCAGCGCATGGCGTTGTCAGGAATGTCTTTTGCGGGATCTGACATTGGTGGTTTTGCCGAGCAACCAACCGGTGAATTGTTTGCCAGATGGATCGCGTTAGGGATATTCCACCCGTTTTGTAGGGTGCATTCCAGTGGTGATCATGGCGATCAAGAGCCATGGACTTTTGATGAAAATATCACAGACATTACCCGCAATTTTATCGAACTTAGATATAAGTTGTTACCGTATCTATACACCACCTTCTGGCAGTATGCCGAAGAAGGTACACCTATGCTGAAGTCTCTCGTGCTTTATGATCAAGAAGATCCGCAAACGCACTATAGAAATGACGAATTCATTTTTGGTGATAAGATGTTGGTGTGTCCCGTTCTGGAACCTAATGCCAAGGGCCGCCGCATGTATATTCCTAAAGGTGAATGGTACAACTTCTGGTCTCGCGAGACCATTACCGGTGGTAAGGAAGAATGGGTTGATGCCGACATTGATAGCATCCCATTGTTTGTAAAAGCAGGGTCCATAATTCCTAGATATCCAGTCATGCAATACGTAGGCGAGAGTAAAATCGAATTTTTGACTCTTGATGTTTACTATACACTAGGATCCGATAAATCTGTAGTTTACGAGGACGCCTCAGACGGTTATGATTATAAGAAAGGCCGTTTTAGCTTGCGTAATTTGAGATTTAAAGGAACTAAGGATCAAATGACTATATCTCAATTTAAAGATGGTAAGTACACTACAGAATATGAAACGCTACGTTTCAATTTTATAGGGATGCCGTTTGAGATTGATTATGTAGAGGTGGACAATGTTCGCATTCCGCTGGAGGATCTACAGTACGATCGCAAAACACAGACCATGCTTGTCAACAAGGAATTTAGTGAGTTCCATGTGGTAGGTAAGAAATAA
- a CDS encoding DUF4136 domain-containing protein, producing MKILKPLFFVLTVALVYSCGPAVNTTKPTDDSLKKYQSFSYLPNSAIEMPDMAMNDDVNTLVIQQINDRMMDAGYELDRTKPDLLVLVSTKVDETTETTTDPVYARYGNYNRPGLRVNSYYNNYYYNGYNTFPTVVGYDTDTYNYKDGTLIIQLVDRESRETVWKGISSTSIYNSGDTAAMTSLVNAIFEEYPLLK from the coding sequence ATGAAAATTTTAAAACCTTTATTTTTTGTACTTACTGTGGCGCTTGTTTATAGCTGTGGTCCTGCGGTGAATACAACCAAACCTACTGACGATAGCCTGAAAAAATATCAGAGCTTTTCCTATTTGCCTAATTCTGCTATAGAAATGCCAGATATGGCTATGAATGATGATGTGAACACATTGGTAATTCAGCAAATCAACGATCGAATGATGGATGCTGGGTACGAATTAGACAGAACCAAACCAGATTTACTGGTATTGGTAAGTACCAAAGTTGATGAAACTACAGAGACGACCACAGATCCAGTATATGCGCGATATGGGAACTATAATAGACCAGGATTGAGAGTCAATTCTTATTATAACAATTACTACTACAATGGTTACAACACATTTCCAACCGTAGTTGGGTACGATACAGATACCTATAACTATAAGGATGGTACATTGATCATTCAATTGGTGGATCGTGAGTCACGTGAAACGGTGTGGAAAGGAATAAGTAGCACCAGTATCTACAACAGTGGAGACACTGCTGCCATGACCAGTCTGGTCAACGCGATTTTTGAGGAATACCCGTTATTGAAATAG
- a CDS encoding DUF4382 domain-containing protein, which yields MKKLIYSLMLVAMTTTLFSCSDDNDSTQPARVNIKLVDAPGDYDNVFIDVEAVAIKFNGDADDEELVLDMDNTGIYDLLELTGGNNVVLADDEIPAGRINQIRLILGDDNSVVVDGQEFPLSTPSAQQSGLKLNVNQELEGGILYEFILDFDADKSIVRQGNGGYSLKPVIRTELAALSGAIIGDVEPTTFQVEVMASNGVNEISTFTDVNGLYRLNGVPNGTYTVTIEADPAAELQTVVINDVVVVNGEVTALGTTNLN from the coding sequence ATGAAGAAACTAATTTATTCCCTGATGTTGGTTGCAATGACAACGACATTATTTTCCTGTAGCGACGACAATGACAGCACACAACCAGCCAGAGTTAACATTAAACTTGTGGATGCGCCCGGTGATTATGATAACGTCTTTATTGATGTAGAGGCAGTTGCCATCAAATTTAACGGCGATGCAGATGATGAAGAATTAGTGCTTGATATGGATAATACCGGCATCTATGACCTTCTCGAATTGACTGGTGGAAATAACGTTGTGCTAGCAGATGACGAAATCCCAGCTGGAAGAATCAACCAAATCAGATTGATCCTAGGAGACGATAACTCTGTTGTTGTTGACGGTCAAGAATTCCCATTATCAACGCCTAGCGCCCAACAATCAGGTTTGAAGCTTAATGTGAATCAAGAATTGGAAGGCGGCATTCTTTATGAATTCATTCTAGACTTTGATGCAGATAAATCCATCGTACGTCAAGGTAATGGTGGTTACTCTTTAAAACCCGTAATTAGAACTGAATTAGCGGCATTGTCTGGAGCGATCATAGGTGATGTGGAACCTACAACCTTTCAAGTTGAAGTTATGGCCAGCAATGGAGTTAACGAGATAAGCACATTTACTGATGTGAATGGACTGTATAGACTTAATGGTGTACCTAACGGAACCTACACGGTTACCATTGAAGCAGATCCAGCGGCCGAGTTACAAACGGTTGTAATCAATGATGTTGTTGTTGTGAACGGCGAGGTTACTGCCCTAGGCACTACTAACTTGAATTAA
- a CDS encoding GlcG/HbpS family heme-binding protein yields MNITLKQAQAIIEKAMAKAKEINTKMNISVVDAGANQVAFVRMDGAWLGSADIALKKAKTARFFDMPTGEIGKISQPGESLFGIEHSNGGLISFPGGLPIKNKDGDIIGAIGVSGSTVENDHEVAGAGAAAI; encoded by the coding sequence ATGAATATTACACTTAAACAAGCTCAAGCGATCATTGAAAAAGCGATGGCCAAAGCAAAAGAAATCAACACAAAAATGAACATCAGTGTCGTAGACGCCGGTGCCAATCAAGTTGCGTTCGTTCGTATGGATGGTGCATGGCTGGGAAGTGCTGACATTGCTCTCAAAAAAGCCAAAACTGCTCGATTTTTTGACATGCCGACCGGTGAGATAGGCAAAATATCACAACCAGGTGAATCCCTTTTTGGAATCGAGCACTCTAATGGCGGTCTGATCAGTTTTCCAGGTGGATTACCTATTAAAAATAAGGATGGAGACATCATAGGAGCGATAGGTGTGAGCGGCAGTACTGTTGAAAATGACCACGAGGTGGCAGGAGCTGGAGCAGCAGCCATCTAG
- the glgB gene encoding 1,4-alpha-glucan branching protein GlgB, whose translation MSQVITHSLFTDFDINLFKSGKHYRLYEKFGSHILEKDGVKGTYFAVWAPSAKAVSVIGDFNFWVEGEHQLQVRWDSSGIWEGFIPGVEQGATYKYKIHSSHNDIKTEKADPYARRCEHPPKTASVVWQYDPKWSDAKWMKTRAKHNALDAPYSVYEVHLGSWKRKIEEDRSLSYLELADELVAYAKALQFTHVEFMPIMEYPYDPSWGYQLTGYFAPTARFGYPEEFAQLVDAMHKAGIGVILDWVPSHFPEDAHGLGFFDGTALYEHPDRRRGYHPDWKSLIFNYGRNEVKSFLISNALFWMDQYHIDGLRVDAVASMLFLDYSREDGEWEPNVFGGRENLEAMAFLREMNEAVYLNYPDTQTIAEESTSFPMVSKPTSIGGLGFGMKWMMGWMHDTLEYFKKEPIYRRHHQNDLTFSMTYAFTENFMLPLSHDEVVYGKSSIIGRMPGDSWQKFANLRLLYGYMFTHPGGNLLMMGSEFGQHDEWKFNGSLDWHLTQFADHQGIMNVITDLNKLYKKQPALHEKQFDAAGFEWISHEDADNSVISYVRKGNDSQIVVVCNMTPVPRENYRIGLPAIGKYKLLFNSDDSKYGGSDYKIKKSFTAQKENWQYRDQSVELNLPPLGVLVYRV comes from the coding sequence ATGAGCCAGGTAATCACGCACTCGCTGTTTACAGATTTTGACATTAATCTTTTCAAATCTGGAAAGCATTACAGGCTTTACGAAAAATTCGGCTCGCACATTCTTGAAAAAGATGGCGTCAAAGGAACCTATTTTGCCGTCTGGGCACCAAGCGCTAAGGCTGTGAGCGTCATTGGAGATTTTAATTTTTGGGTAGAAGGTGAGCACCAGTTGCAGGTACGTTGGGACAGCAGCGGTATATGGGAAGGGTTTATTCCTGGAGTGGAGCAAGGCGCAACCTACAAATACAAGATCCACTCGTCACACAACGATATCAAGACAGAAAAAGCAGATCCATATGCTCGTCGCTGTGAGCATCCGCCTAAAACGGCCAGCGTCGTATGGCAATATGATCCCAAGTGGAGCGATGCAAAATGGATGAAAACGAGGGCAAAACACAACGCACTTGATGCGCCCTATTCTGTTTATGAGGTACATCTGGGCAGCTGGAAACGCAAGATTGAGGAAGATCGCAGTTTGAGCTATCTGGAATTGGCAGATGAGCTGGTCGCTTACGCGAAAGCGTTACAATTCACCCACGTAGAGTTCATGCCCATCATGGAATATCCCTATGATCCTTCATGGGGCTACCAGTTGACGGGATATTTTGCGCCTACAGCAAGATTTGGTTATCCGGAAGAGTTTGCGCAACTCGTCGATGCGATGCACAAAGCTGGAATAGGAGTCATCCTGGATTGGGTGCCATCCCATTTTCCAGAAGATGCCCATGGACTGGGATTCTTTGACGGTACTGCTTTATATGAGCATCCAGATCGCAGAAGAGGTTATCATCCAGACTGGAAATCCTTGATATTTAATTACGGTCGCAACGAGGTCAAGAGTTTCTTGATTTCAAATGCACTGTTCTGGATGGATCAATACCACATCGACGGCTTGCGAGTAGATGCCGTGGCAAGCATGTTGTTTTTGGATTATTCCAGAGAAGATGGTGAGTGGGAACCTAATGTTTTTGGCGGTAGGGAAAATCTGGAAGCCATGGCATTTCTAAGAGAAATGAACGAGGCTGTTTATCTCAATTATCCAGATACACAAACCATTGCCGAGGAGAGCACTAGCTTCCCGATGGTGAGTAAACCTACCTCTATAGGTGGTCTCGGTTTTGGGATGAAATGGATGATGGGATGGATGCATGATACCTTAGAATACTTTAAAAAAGAACCTATTTATAGACGTCACCATCAAAATGATTTGACATTCTCGATGACTTATGCGTTTACCGAGAATTTTATGCTGCCGCTATCGCATGACGAGGTGGTTTATGGTAAGAGCTCCATCATAGGTAGAATGCCCGGCGACAGCTGGCAAAAGTTTGCCAACCTGCGATTGCTTTATGGTTATATGTTCACGCATCCTGGCGGTAATTTATTGATGATGGGATCAGAATTTGGCCAGCACGATGAATGGAAATTCAATGGCAGTCTGGACTGGCATCTCACACAGTTTGCAGATCATCAGGGAATTATGAACGTGATTACTGATTTGAACAAGTTATATAAAAAACAACCGGCTTTGCACGAGAAGCAATTTGATGCCGCTGGGTTTGAATGGATCTCGCATGAAGATGCAGACAACAGCGTCATAAGCTATGTGCGCAAGGGAAATGATTCTCAGATTGTTGTCGTTTGTAATATGACACCTGTACCTAGAGAAAATTATAGAATAGGTTTGCCAGCAATAGGTAAATACAAACTGCTGTTTAATAGCGACGATTCAAAGTACGGCGGATCTGACTACAAGATAAAAAAGTCCTTTACGGCTCAAAAGGAGAACTGGCAATATCGCGATCAAAGTGTCGAGTTGAACTTGCCGCCACTTGGGGTTTTGGTTTATAGGGTTTAA
- a CDS encoding maltokinase N-terminal cap-like domain-containing protein → MSKTKLTNPKPWEQLLDDAAFKKQLTHDILESYVVQQRWYGGKSSTLKYLEISEFFTIAHKGDHFYGLLLEVNFKEAFYQHYFLPLGFVADKSAALEGLIAPIKLGDQDGYLVDALYLDSFRKVLFEKIIESQPVEGLGTITFHAGEELDETQYVSSRFLGAEQSNTSIIFNDKHIIKFFRRIYSSTNPDYQISRYLTEQTSFDRSPTYTGSINLNIVKKHDITLALMQKLVDNDGDGWEWMLEELKVVFNTLSRKRIDIKSLPDVKLFTRLKLQEVPHEIVDWTGLDLLKRIRTLALRTAQFHVAMGGERNDLKFTADKYNGDYNVWLKNRLLYMFQNRLNTVENNLHKLSGEALDLAQELLERKNEIRNRFIQFDWHHMKGERIRIHGDYHLGQVLVDGEDFYLLDFEGEPESTIRDRKVKQMPQKDLAGMFRSFHYAIYSTIFDHGETTGISRDDLYEAGELLYKYLISIFMDTYLHHVHNNNLNIGYRKEVNFLLQFCLLEKAIYELGYEFNSRPSWAIIPLRGIHSIMNHKQEKV, encoded by the coding sequence GTGTCCAAAACCAAGCTCACAAACCCAAAACCCTGGGAACAACTTCTAGACGATGCTGCCTTTAAAAAGCAGCTGACTCATGATATTTTAGAGAGCTACGTGGTACAGCAACGTTGGTATGGTGGCAAGAGCAGCACGCTCAAATATCTTGAGATTAGTGAGTTTTTTACCATTGCTCACAAGGGCGATCACTTTTATGGCTTATTGCTGGAAGTCAATTTTAAAGAAGCGTTTTATCAGCATTACTTTTTGCCCTTAGGTTTTGTAGCGGATAAATCTGCCGCATTAGAAGGTTTGATCGCGCCTATCAAGCTGGGCGATCAAGATGGTTATTTAGTAGATGCGCTATATCTGGATAGTTTTAGAAAAGTACTTTTTGAAAAAATCATTGAATCCCAACCGGTAGAAGGATTGGGTACGATCACTTTCCATGCTGGCGAAGAACTGGATGAAACGCAATACGTTTCCAGCCGCTTTCTAGGCGCAGAGCAATCCAATACCAGCATTATCTTCAATGATAAACACATCATTAAGTTTTTCCGTAGGATTTATAGTAGTACCAATCCAGACTATCAAATATCACGCTACCTTACAGAGCAAACTTCGTTTGACCGTTCGCCTACGTACACAGGTTCCATTAACCTTAATATTGTCAAAAAGCACGATATCACACTGGCATTGATGCAAAAATTAGTGGACAATGATGGTGATGGCTGGGAATGGATGTTGGAAGAGTTGAAGGTTGTTTTTAATACGCTTTCGCGAAAGCGAATTGACATCAAATCCTTACCAGACGTCAAGCTATTTACCAGATTAAAATTACAAGAGGTGCCACACGAGATTGTCGACTGGACTGGACTGGACCTTTTGAAAAGAATCAGAACCCTGGCACTGCGCACGGCACAATTTCACGTGGCTATGGGCGGCGAGCGCAACGATCTAAAGTTCACGGCAGATAAGTATAACGGTGACTACAACGTTTGGCTTAAAAACCGATTGTTGTACATGTTCCAGAATAGGCTCAACACTGTAGAAAATAATCTGCATAAATTGAGTGGAGAAGCGCTGGATCTAGCACAGGAATTACTGGAGCGTAAAAATGAGATACGCAACCGCTTTATACAATTTGACTGGCACCACATGAAAGGTGAACGCATACGTATCCATGGTGATTACCATCTAGGTCAGGTACTAGTGGACGGCGAGGACTTTTATCTTTTGGATTTTGAGGGTGAACCAGAAAGTACCATACGCGACCGCAAGGTCAAGCAAATGCCACAAAAGGATCTTGCTGGGATGTTTCGCAGTTTTCATTACGCGATCTATTCCACGATTTTTGATCATGGAGAAACCACGGGAATTTCAAGAGACGACCTTTATGAGGCAGGTGAATTATTGTATAAGTATTTGATTTCCATTTTTATGGATACGTATTTGCATCACGTGCACAATAACAACTTGAACATAGGCTACCGCAAGGAAGTCAATTTCTTATTACAGTTTTGCCTACTGGAAAAGGCCATTTATGAATTGGGCTATGAGTTCAATTCCAGACCTAGCTGGGCCATTATTCCATTGCGAGGCATCCACAGTATCATGAACCATAAACAAGAAAAAGTATGA
- a CDS encoding alpha-1,4-glucan--maltose-1-phosphate maltosyltransferase → MNQERVVIENVQPVINAGRHAIKRVIGETVHVSATVLVDGHDVIQSAVLYKHEKARKWQEQRMDSIGNDDYKASFQVEKLGKLQYKVQGWVDYALNWRHGISRKLADGQHVKSELLDGVIHLEHAYAKANKTEQSLLQFGIESFQTDSRYDEAVEVALSDRLKDIFLKYPAKQFAAESEVFICSVDREKARFSTWYEFFPRSAGQNYNHGTFKDCIELLPYVEEMGFDTLYFPPVHPIGEVNRKGKNNTTTAHGDDVGSCWGIGSKNGGHMSLHPQLGSEKDFKKLVQEAKSRGIEVAMDYALQAAPDHPWVKEHKEWFRWRPDGTVQYAENPPKKYQDILPIYFETTDWKNLWKELLRVALYWVEEFDIKVFRVDNPHTKPFHFWEYLIGEVKKKHNDVIFLAEAFTAPKVMNQLAKVGFQQSYTYFTWRNNKHELQEYVHELTTSHQREYMQPNFWPNTPDINPYHLQSGNESVHLNRYALAATLSSSIGIYGPVFEQMISSALPGKEEYLDSEKFQIANYDWSKRTKLTLIITKINQARKNLAALQQTNNIKFLHQDNNQLITFYKWSEDRKSEVIVAINLDPYYEQETWVPMPLQEMGIDEHHGITVRDVITDSSYHWSGTHNYVKINPVLPFHIFEVKR, encoded by the coding sequence ATGAATCAAGAACGTGTAGTTATAGAAAATGTCCAGCCAGTCATCAATGCTGGTCGTCACGCCATCAAAAGAGTAATAGGAGAAACCGTGCATGTGAGTGCCACCGTTCTTGTTGACGGCCACGATGTCATTCAAAGTGCCGTTTTGTATAAACATGAAAAGGCGAGAAAATGGCAGGAACAACGCATGGACTCGATCGGGAACGACGATTACAAGGCGAGTTTTCAAGTAGAAAAACTGGGCAAACTTCAGTATAAAGTTCAAGGTTGGGTCGATTATGCACTCAACTGGCGTCATGGGATCTCCAGAAAACTGGCCGACGGTCAACACGTTAAAAGTGAGTTGCTAGATGGAGTGATTCATTTAGAGCACGCTTACGCGAAAGCGAACAAAACCGAACAGTCCTTGCTTCAATTCGGGATTGAGTCATTTCAAACCGACTCTCGATATGATGAGGCCGTTGAGGTCGCCTTATCAGATAGGTTAAAAGACATATTCCTTAAATATCCCGCAAAGCAGTTCGCTGCAGAGAGTGAGGTTTTCATTTGTAGCGTAGACCGCGAGAAGGCAAGATTCTCGACCTGGTATGAGTTTTTCCCACGCAGCGCTGGACAAAATTATAACCACGGGACTTTTAAGGACTGTATCGAGCTATTGCCCTATGTGGAAGAGATGGGCTTTGATACCTTGTATTTCCCACCAGTTCATCCTATTGGAGAGGTCAATCGCAAAGGAAAAAACAACACCACAACAGCGCATGGTGACGATGTAGGTTCTTGTTGGGGAATAGGTTCAAAAAATGGCGGACATATGTCGCTACACCCACAATTAGGTAGTGAAAAAGATTTCAAGAAGCTGGTGCAAGAGGCAAAATCCAGAGGTATTGAAGTAGCTATGGATTATGCTTTGCAGGCAGCACCAGATCATCCTTGGGTAAAAGAACACAAGGAATGGTTTAGATGGCGACCAGATGGAACCGTACAGTATGCAGAGAATCCGCCGAAGAAATATCAAGACATTCTACCTATCTACTTTGAAACTACCGATTGGAAAAATCTGTGGAAAGAGTTACTGCGAGTAGCCTTATATTGGGTAGAAGAATTTGACATCAAGGTATTTAGAGTCGATAATCCACATACTAAACCTTTTCATTTCTGGGAATATCTCATTGGCGAAGTCAAGAAAAAACACAACGACGTCATCTTTTTGGCAGAGGCTTTCACAGCACCTAAAGTGATGAATCAGCTGGCTAAGGTTGGTTTCCAGCAATCCTACACTTATTTCACGTGGCGCAACAACAAGCATGAATTACAGGAATATGTGCACGAACTCACCACCAGCCATCAAAGAGAATACATGCAACCCAACTTCTGGCCCAACACGCCAGACATCAACCCATATCATTTACAGTCCGGTAACGAGAGCGTTCACTTGAATCGCTATGCGCTCGCTGCCACCTTGAGTTCCAGTATAGGAATTTATGGTCCCGTGTTTGAGCAAATGATCTCCAGCGCTCTTCCTGGCAAGGAAGAATATCTGGATTCTGAAAAGTTCCAGATTGCTAATTACGACTGGAGCAAGAGAACCAAACTTACCTTGATCATCACTAAGATCAATCAAGCGCGCAAGAATCTCGCAGCGCTACAACAAACCAATAATATCAAGTTCCTGCACCAGGACAACAATCAATTGATCACCTTCTACAAATGGAGTGAAGACCGAAAGAGCGAAGTAATCGTGGCCATAAACCTTGATCCATATTACGAGCAGGAAACTTGGGTACCCATGCCTTTACAAGAGATGGGAATTGATGAGCATCATGGTATTACCGTAAGAGATGTCATTACAGATAGTAGTTACCACTGGAGCGGCACACACAATTATGTAAAGATCAATCCCGTATTGCCATTCCATATATTTGAGGTGAAGAGATAA
- a CDS encoding SRPBCC family protein produces MPKIVLHTKVNAPLEVVFDLARSIDLHQDSLQHTKEKAIAGRTTGLVEEGETVTWEAVHFGIKQQLTSLITDVRPHQFFADELVSGAFKHFRHEHHFSSQEDGSTLMKDIFDYDSPLGWLGHLADFLFLEKYMTRLLEQRNHFLKQTAEDGSWKELPGM; encoded by the coding sequence ATGCCTAAAATAGTCCTGCATACTAAAGTCAACGCACCGCTCGAGGTGGTTTTTGACCTGGCGCGCAGTATAGACCTACATCAAGATTCCCTACAACACACCAAAGAGAAGGCCATTGCTGGCAGAACGACTGGACTGGTAGAAGAAGGTGAAACCGTGACCTGGGAAGCGGTACACTTTGGCATCAAACAACAGCTTACAAGTTTGATCACAGACGTGCGCCCGCATCAATTTTTTGCGGATGAATTGGTGAGCGGTGCTTTTAAACACTTTCGCCATGAGCATCATTTTAGCTCTCAAGAAGATGGCAGTACATTGATGAAAGACATCTTTGACTACGACTCGCCACTAGGATGGCTAGGCCATCTTGCCGATTTCCTTTTTCTTGAGAAATATATGACTCGATTGTTAGAGCAACGCAACCACTTTTTGAAACAAACTGCCGAAGATGGTAGCTGGAAGGAGCTGCCTGGGATGTGA
- a CDS encoding GIY-YIG nuclease family protein — protein MKGWMYILLCSNGSYYTGSTNDLNRRMIKHQAGLGANHTKKYLPVELIYFEEFDRVQDAFYREKQVQGWSRAKKEALINGFSDELKKLAKCLNDTSHEKWRKE, from the coding sequence ATGAAAGGATGGATGTACATATTGCTTTGTTCAAACGGTAGTTATTATACTGGAAGTACCAATGATCTTAATCGCAGAATGATCAAACATCAAGCAGGGTTAGGTGCAAATCATACCAAAAAATATTTACCGGTAGAACTCATCTATTTTGAAGAATTTGATAGAGTTCAGGATGCGTTCTATCGAGAAAAACAAGTTCAGGGCTGGTCCAGAGCTAAGAAAGAAGCACTCATCAATGGATTTTCTGACGAATTGAAAAAGTTGGCAAAGTGTTTAAATGATACTTCTCATGAGAAATGGCGTAAGGAATAA
- the yajC gene encoding preprotein translocase subunit YajC — MEQFMAFAPYVGIALIFYFLIIRPQSKRRKEEKQFAESLKVGDRVITTSGIHGKVNQINADKGTVMIETGAGKMLFERTAISVELTKKLNTPTDVKK, encoded by the coding sequence ATGGAGCAGTTTATGGCATTTGCGCCTTACGTAGGTATTGCACTGATATTTTATTTTCTAATTATCAGGCCACAGTCTAAACGTCGCAAAGAAGAAAAACAATTTGCAGAATCCCTTAAAGTAGGAGATCGTGTCATTACCACCAGTGGTATTCACGGTAAGGTCAACCAGATCAATGCAGACAAGGGAACTGTAATGATTGAAACTGGAGCAGGAAAGATGCTTTTTGAAAGAACTGCCATTTCGGTAGAGCTTACTAAAAAGCTCAACACTCCAACAGATGTCAAGAAATAA